Sequence from the Deltaproteobacteria bacterium genome:
ATAACTTATTGACATCACTAATTATTTATGTTTAAATTTTCGATATTTTAGATAAAAAGAAAAGCAAATAGACAAAAAAAGAAGGAGCGGAAAATGGCAACGAGAGTCCTTATTGCGGATGATAGCATCATCATTCAAAAGGTCTTCGAGAGGACCTTCCCCCCCGAGTTTGCCTTCACCTTTGCCAACAACGGCGAGGAGACCTTGGACAAGGCGAGAAAGGATAAACTAGACCTGATCATTGCTGACATAAACATGCCCCTGAAGAATGGATTTGAGGTATGTGAGGAAGTGAAGAAGGATCCCCTCCTAAAAAACATTCCTGTCCTGTTGTTGATCGGAATCTTAGATGATTTTGATGAGGATGAGAGCCGCCGAGTGGGAGCGGATGGCTTTATCGTAAAGCCCTTTGAGACCAATGCCGCCGTCAGTAAGGTGCGTGAGGTCTTGGCCAAGGGTGAAGGAGCCCTTCCCCTAGAAGAGGCAATGGAGGAGAAGGAAGAAGAAGTGTTGGAGCTGGAAGATGTAGTGGAGGAGCATGTTGCTGCAGTATCACCTCCTCAAGAAAAAAAGGAGAAGGAATTCGAGGAGAGGCCCCCGGAGGCCTTTGAGCCCGTCTTTGAGGCAAAGGAGGAGGGTTTCAAAGAGGTCAGCGCCCCTGAAAAAGGTCTGGGAGGGGTCCCGAAGGAGGTCATGGAAGACCTAACGGTTAGATTGGCCACTGCGCTAGGCCATGAGTTGAGGAAGGCCGTGGAGGAGGTCATCGAGGAGAAAGTCCCCCAATTGTTACGCCTGGAGATAGAGAGGTTGAGAAAAGGGTGAGGAGGAGGACTGTCACCAATCTTAGTTGGTCAAGCTCTGGACAAATCCTATGTTAATAAAATCTGAGTTGATGGAGTATAGTTATATAGTACACTAAAAATATAGCAAATATTGAAAAGATGGCTAACATGTTTTTCCGAAAACGCCATAAAATAACAGATCCGAGATAGACGAGAAGTAGTTTACAGATCATAAATAGGACAGGATGATAATCGATCAGATACGCCATCAGAGGATTAGCTTCTAGCGCATTACCTGTGGACACCGAGATGATCGTCAAGACACCATCCAAAACATTGAGAATAAATACGGAAAAAATAACCAATTTCAGTTCGTTAAAAAAATTGTGGGACAGCTCAATTTTCATTTTATATTTAGATGCTTGTATGTTTCTGCAACATTTTTACCCAGATCAGAGGCCACAGCAAGCTCACTCCAGAAGGTTAGGGGATATGTTGTTAGGTGATTTACACCAATAAAAAAGCCGAGTCACCCATTCACTTCGGCAACTCGGCTATCTTTAAAATTTATCGATTCTTTCGCTAAGGTGGCTCTGTCAACGGTCGCGCTATAACACTCACCCAATTAGATAAAAGCCACTCGCAGATTCCAACAATTGAGATTCAAAGACCCGTGGTTTTCCGTCCCACCCTCACGGGTGGTTTGGCTTTGTCGGCGCTTTCAATTTTAGCAGACTAAAAATGCATGTCAAGAAAAAGATGATAGGTGACGTTTCTTTTCTTTTTCCGGTTTGAATAGATTGTGTTGCCCGGCCTTTTTGGCTGGTTGTATTTCAATTCCTCTGGCTGTTTCAATCTAAATATTTCTAATTGGAATATGAAGATTCACTCGATTCCAATAAATACAATATTTGATGCAGGTTTTAACTGCGGAATCCAAAAATAAAATTATACAGTGTATATATCTTGCCAATATCTAAACTTCTCAATTTCTTTGATGTCATGGAGATATCTAAACCTCAAAGAAATATGGGAAGTGTCCCTTCTCTCGAGGCTTACTGCCTTGACACCAGGGCCGCAGCGCAGTAACATTGTTGAGGAGTTGAATGAGAGAACGTGAAAGATAGCGGGTCTATACTTCA
This genomic interval carries:
- a CDS encoding response regulator; translated protein: MATRVLIADDSIIIQKVFERTFPPEFAFTFANNGEETLDKARKDKLDLIIADINMPLKNGFEVCEEVKKDPLLKNIPVLLLIGILDDFDEDESRRVGADGFIVKPFETNAAVSKVREVLAKGEGALPLEEAMEEKEEEVLELEDVVEEHVAAVSPPQEKKEKEFEERPPEAFEPVFEAKEEGFKEVSAPEKGLGGVPKEVMEDLTVRLATALGHELRKAVEEVIEEKVPQLLRLEIERLRKG